Proteins from a single region of Ornithodoros turicata isolate Travis unplaced genomic scaffold, ASM3712646v1 Chromosome14, whole genome shotgun sequence:
- the LOC135372315 gene encoding uncharacterized protein LOC135372315: MSPFFIEKAVSSLSNHITEIKKLRSGDLLIKCTSETDCKKILNAREMLGIPICASLHKTLNTCRGVIAVAELIDVPVEEILENLKEQAVIDVRKLKIRKNNEYITTRNVVLTFDRPSLPDKLKVGYLSAEVRPYIPNPLRCFKCNRFGHAADACRGSSCCARCGQQGHDTKECRGPDCCVNCTNDHPSYSRSCPKWKLEKEILRIKVIENISYPEARKRVSPFITQRSFSAVLQQKPKMVTVQTQTDVPHSNQLSASEDGVKKKPQDETTVVTATAVLPSSSPSMEAGSMECDDDSSSELSLGSTSSPFLTPARGNLSRSGSFPEISEKDLAEARRKPRKPRITPPQRSKT; this comes from the coding sequence ATGTCGCCCTTCTTTATTGAGAAGGCGGTGTCTTCCCTCTCCAACCACATCACCGAAATCAAGAAACTGCGATCTGGTGACCTTCTCATCAAATGCACATCAGAGACAGACTGCAAAAAGATACTGAACGCCCGAGAAATGCTTGGTATCCCCATATGTGCTTCCTTGCATAAGACCTTGAATACGTGTCGTGGTGTGATAGCTGTTGCTGAGCTGATCGATGTCCCAGTAGAGGAGATCCTTGAAAACCTAAAGGAGCAGGCAGTAATCGATGTTCGAAAGCTTAAGATAAggaaaaacaatgaatatatTACTACCAGAAATGTTGTCCTTACTTTCGACCGTCCTTCACTGCCTGATAAATTGAAAGTTGGATATTTGTCTGCGGAGGTCCGTCCGTATATCCCAAACCCTCTTCGTTGCTTTAAGTGCAACCGTTTTGGGCACGCTGCTGATGCCTGCCGTGGGTCGTCgtgctgtgctcgttgtggccaGCAGGGCCATGATACGAAAGAGTGTAGAGGGCCTGATTGTTGTGTGAACTGCACTAATGATCACCCCTCTTACTCGAGATCCTGCCCTAAATGGAAATTAGAAAAGGAGATTTTACGTATCAAGGTTATTGAAAACATCAGTTACCCCGAAGCAAGGAAAAGAGTATCCCCTTTCATCACACAGAGATCCTTCTCGGCAGTGCTTCAACAGAAACCAAAGATGGTAACTGTACAGACGCAAACAGATGTTCCACATAGTAATCAACTATCAGCAAGTGAAGATGGGGTAAAAAAGAAGCCCCAAGATGAAACTACGGTAGTGACTGCGACAGCAGTCCTACCCTCGTCATCACCCTCCATGGAGGCGGGCTCTATGGAGTGTGATGATGATTCGAGCTCGGAGCTCTCCTTGGGGAGCACGAGCTCACCATTTCTGACACCCGCACGAGGAAACCTCTCGAGGAGTGGTTCTTTCCCCGAGATATCGGAGAAGGATTTGGCGGAGGCCAGAAGAAAACCCCGGAAGCCAAGGATTACTCCTCCCCAGAGGAGTAAGACCTAG